The following are encoded together in the Zingiber officinale cultivar Zhangliang chromosome 8A, Zo_v1.1, whole genome shotgun sequence genome:
- the LOC122008561 gene encoding F-box protein At1g67340-like — translation MGASGGAADAGRKRMRPAEKGDLFDVLPDELVVAVLCKLSASAARPADLVAVFVVCKRLNRLGLDPLVLARASAESLAASAKSWSDFSHGFLKRCTDSGNLEACYILGMIRFYCLRNRKSGLSFIAQAAIQNHAPALFSLAVIQFNGSGKSKIDKDPEAGVALCARAASLGYVDAMRVLGHCLQDGYGVRRNLAEGRRLLLLANAREFAAFLHSSSSSSPLHRHANRRGSLLKDLDLWMRSTPPPEPHPANRFLAEWFTSRSEVLNGEELSLCSNGGCGRLETRRHEFWLCAACNLVKYCSRACQATHWRSSHKAECVPFEQWLDATAGDGEDEAPMDGGAGGDGLVLE, via the exons ATGGGGGCCTCCGGAGGAGCAGCGGATGCTGGGCGGAAGAGGATGCGACCGGCGGAGAAGGGCGACTTGTTCGACGTCCTTCCGGACGAGCTCGTAGTGGCGGTCCTCTGCAAGCTGAGCGCCTCCGCCGCGAGACCGGCTGATCTGGTTGCCGTCTTCGTAGT ATGTAAGAGACTCAAtcgtcttggacttgatccgctGGTTCTCGCGAGGGCATCGGCGGAGTCGCTCGCCGCGAGCGCCAAGAGCTGGTCTGATTTCTCCCACGGATTCTTGAAACGCTGCACCGATTCCGGAAACCTGGAAGCTTGTTACATCCTGGGCATG ATCCGCTTCTATTGCTTAAGGAATCGGAAGAGTGGACTCTCGTTTATTGCACAGGCGGCGATCCAGAACCACGCGCCAGCGCTCTTCTCGTTGGCGGTGATCCAATTCAACGGAAGCGGAAAATCCAAGATCGACAAGGACCCCGAAGCCGGTGTCGCGCTCTGCGCGCGGGCTGCTTCCCTCGGCTACGTGGACGCGATGCGAGTTCTAGGCCACTGCCTTCAGGATGGCTACGGCGTGCGACGCAACCTCGCCGAgggccgccgcctcctcctcctggCTAATGCCCGAGAGTTTGCCGCCTTCCTgcactcctcctcctcctcttccccgCTTCACCGCCATGCCAATCGCCGGGGCTCTCTTCTTAAAGATTTAGATTTATGGATGCGTTCCACTCCGCCGCCGGAGCCGCACCCGGCTAACCGTTTCTTGGCGGAGTGGTTTACATCGAGGAGCGAGGTTTTGAACGGAGAGGAGTTGAGTCTGTGCTCCAACGGCGGATGCGGTCGCCTAGAGACGCGGCGTCACGAGTTCTGGCTGTGCGCCGCGTGCAACCTCGTCAAGTACTGCTCGAGGGCGTGCCAGGCGACGCACTGGAGGTCGTCGCACAAGGCCGAGTGCGTACCTTTTGAACAGTGGTTGGACGCCACCGCCGGCGACGGCGAAGACGAAGCCCCGATGGACGGTGGCGCCGGCGGTGATGGGCTCGTCCTGGAATAA